The proteins below come from a single Zea mays cultivar B73 chromosome 8, Zm-B73-REFERENCE-NAM-5.0, whole genome shotgun sequence genomic window:
- the LOC100284285 gene encoding pirin-like protein, with protein MMRLKQHMGLVSSPTPAIVVRLGNNTPHRRRATRSRIVSSSASDAAPFEKPRAVVKKVLAQSQPEGQGATVRRSIGRHELRNLDPFLQLDEFTVSKPAGFPDHPHRGFETVTHMFEGAITHQDFAGHKGTIRTGDVQWMTAGRGIVHSEMPAGDGVSEGLQLWINLSSKDKMIEPRYQELERKDISRAETEDGVEARVIAGEAFGVASPVYTRTPIMYVDFTMRPGSRLHQPVPEGWNAFVYVVDGEGVFGRETATAHHCLVLGSGDGVSVWNRSARPLRFVLAAGQPLGEPVVQHGPFVMNSHAEIQQAMEDYSYGKNGFERAGQWSSSA; from the exons ATGATGAGGCTGAAGCAGCACATGGGCCTGGTCTCCTCCCCTACCCCTGCCATCGTCGTGAGGCTCGGCAACAACACACCCCACCGCCGCCGAGCAA CTCGGTCTCGGATCGTGTCGTCCTCCGCCTCCGACGCCGCGCCGTTCGAGAAGCCCAGGGCCGTGGTCAAGAAGGTCCTCGCGCAGTCGCAGCCCGAGGGTCAGGGTGCCACCGTCCGTAGGAGCATCGGCAG GCACGAGCTCCGCAACCTGGACCCGTTCCTCCAGCTCGACGAGTTCACAG TCTCCAAGCCCGCCGGGTTTCCCGACCACCCGCACAGAGGATTCGAGACCGTCACCCACATGTTTGAG GGGGCCATCACCCACCAGGACTTCGCTGGTCACAAGGGCACCATCAGGACAGGGGACGTGCAGTGGATGACGGCGGGGCGAGGCATCGTGCACTCGGAGATGCCGGCTGGGGACGGCGTGAGCGAGGGCCTGCAGCTCTGGATCAACCTCTCCTCCAAGGACAAGATGATCGAGCCGCGATACCAGGAGCTGGAGCGCAAGGACATCAGCCGCGCGGAGACCGAGGACGGCGTGGAGGCCCGCGTCATCGCCGGGGAGGCCTTCGGCGTGGCGTCCCCCGTGTACACGCGCACTCCCATCATGTACGTGGACTTCACCATGCGACCTGGGTCCCGCCTGCACCAGCCTGTCCCGGAGGGCTGGAACGCCTTCGTCTACGTCGTCGACGGCGAGGGCGTATTCGGACGGGAGACGGCCACGGCACACCACTGCCtcgtcctcggctccggcgacggcGTCAGCGTGTGGAACAGGTCCGCCAGGCCGTTAAGGTTCGTCCTCGCCGCCGGGCAGCCGCTCGGTGAGCCCGTGGTGCAGCACGGACCCTTCGTCATGAACTCGCACGCCGAGATACAGCAGGCCATGGAAGACTACTCCTACGGCAAGAACGGCTTCGAGAGGGCCGGCCAGTGGAGCTCCTCCGCCTGA